GGGCCCGCGGCGATCAGCTTCTCCTGCAACAGCTTCGCGGCGAAGTACCCCTTGCCGAGTGCCAGCAGATCGACGCCCACCACCGACAGCACCACGTGGTGGCGGATTCCCGCGGTCACCTCGGCCGCCAGCAGGTTCACTGTCGAGGTGGCGAAGAACTCGCGCGCCACCGCATCGTCGTGCGACGGTGCGTCGGTGGCGTCGACCACGGTGGTGGCACCGCGCAGCGCCTCGGGCAATCCGGTTCCGGTGACGGTGTCGACCCCGGTCCCCCTGGCCGCGATCACCGCGTCATGACCGATGTCGGTCAGACCGCGCACGACCAGCGAGCCCACCCTGCCGGTGCCGCCGACGACGACTATGCGCACCAGTCGGCGAAGGTGGTCTCGAAGATGACGGCGTCGCCGAGGGGCACGATGCTGCGGTCGTCGATGACCGCGCCGAAGTAGGGAGCCGCGGGGTCGGTGACGACCTGCCGGGCGTCGCCCTTGGCGGCCAGCCCGGTCCGGACGAAGTCGTCCATCCCGATCCGTTGCGGGCCGGCGATCTCGCGGGGCCCGTTGACCGGGGTGCCGGCGGCGGCCCGGGCGACGGCGGTGGCGACGTCCTCGGCCGCGATCGGCTGCATGGCGGCGTGCGGGAGCCGGATCACGTCGCCGTCGGTGGCCGATCCGGCGATGGCATCGACGAATTCGTAGAACTGGGTGGCCCGCACGATGGTGTGCGGGACGCCCGATTCGGTGATGAGTTTCTCCTGGGCGACCTTGGCCCGCATGTACCCGCTGTCGGGGACGCCGGCCGCACCCACCACCGACAGCGCCACATGGTGGCCGACACCCTGCTCGCGCTCGGCGGCCAGCAGATTGCGGGTGGAGGTGGTGAAGAACGCCAGCACATCGTCGTCGGCGAAGGACGGCGAATTGGTGACGTCGACGACGACGTCGGCGCCGGTCAGCGCCGCGGCCACGCCGTCACCAGAGATGGTGTCCACGCCCGTGCGCGGGGACACCCCGACCGCGTCGTGGCCGAGTTCGGTGAGCTTGGCGACGACCTTGGAACCGATCAGCCCGGTGCCGCCGATGATGACGATTTTCATGTCTTCAGCGTGCGCGCCGGGGCGGCGGGTGCAAACCCTTGAAAGTCCGTAGTCCGGTGGCTCAGCGGAGCCGCTCGACCTCGATGAAGACCACCGGGTCGGTGCTTCCCCGGTTCTCCACCTGGTGCTCCACCCCCGCGCTGCGGGTGTAGCTGACACCCGTCTGCAGATGCGCCGGCGTCGCGGTACCGTCGGGGGTGACCACGTGCATGGTCGCGTCGCGCAGCGGGACCACCACATAGTCGTGGTCGTGGCGGTGCATGGGGATCGCGCCGCCGGGTTCGATGGTCCACCGGGTGACCCGGAACCGCCCGTCGTCGCTCTGTATTTCGCCGTGAGATCCCGTACTCATCCGGCGAGGTTAGCGCTGCGGCGCGGCCAGCTCGGCAAGGGCCGTCAGGAACAGCTCGTCCATGCGACCGCTGAGGTCGGCCAGCTCGGTGCCGGTGGCGTTGCACGCCGAACCGAAGACCCGTTCCAGGGCGTCACCGGTGATCCCGGCACCGATGGTCAGGCACAGGCAGGCCACGCCGTCGGCGCGCAGTTCCTCCAGGGCGCGGCGGGCGTCGGCCTCGGCGTAGCGGCCCTCGTAGCCGTCGTCGTAGGGGTGCCCGTCCGACAGCACGAGCAGCAGCCGGTTGGGGGTGCCCGCTTCGGTTTTCAGGATCTGTCCGGCCCCGCGGATCGCGGCACCGAGCCGGGTGTAGCCAGACGGCCGCAGCTGGTTGAGCCGGGCCCGGGCCAGTGCCCCGAACCGCTGCCCGAAGGTCTTGATGGCCGGGAGGTGGACGGCGTGGCGGCCCTGGGACCGGAAACCGTACACCGCGACCCGGTCGCCGAGCTCCTCCAGGGTGGCCGCCAGCACCGCGGCCGCGCGGCACTGGTGCTCGTGCACGGCCAGGCCCGCCGGGTCCTCGTCGGTGGCCGACCCGGAGGCATCGACCAGGATGAGCACCCCCAGATTGCGTTCCAGCTTGCGGCGTTCCAGATAGATGTTCTCCGCCGCGGAGTGCCCGGAGCGCAGGTCCACCCACATCGAGATGAGCGCCTCGGTGTCCAGCTCGTCGCCGTCGGCGCGGCCGCGCAACCGGCGCGGGCCCAACCCGATCCGGGACAGCCGCCGGCGCAGCACCGGATCCTGGGGCACCTCGGCGGCCGAGACGTCGACGGTGGTGGTCAACGGGTAGTCGATGACGCGGCACCAGTCGGGCCGGTACCGGTCGCCGTACACATCCCATTCCGGGTAGCGGGCCCCCCCGACGCCGACCGCGGCGCCGGGTTTGTCGTTGTCGGTGAACTGGATTCGGGTCGGCATCGGGCGCGCGTTCACCCCGACATCCTGGGCCTTGCGCACCGATCCCAGCCGGAGTTCCCCGCCGGCCTGGTTCTCCCCCGAGGCCCGCGCGCCGCCGAGCAGCTTGCGCAGCAGGTCGGACATCAGCTGGGAGTTCAGCGGGGATTCGAACAGTTTGAGGATCTTGCTCTGTTCGCCGGGCTCATCGTCCTCGTCCTCGTCCGAACCGTCCTCCCCCACGGGGAGGTCGGCGTTGACGTCGAACCGCACCCGCACATCCGGTTCGGTGCCGGACACCGCGCCGAGCAGGGCGCCCGGTTTGAGGACGCCGAACCAGTCCGGGGCGTCCGGGATACGGCGGCGGGACCGGGCCAGCGCCAGGGACTCGGCGCTGGACGAACTCAGCGCGTCCGCGTCGTGCAGCCCAGCGGCCAGCGGTAGCCGCGCCGCCAGGTCACCCAGCACCCGGTGCCCCTCGCAGGCCAGGTAGCGCCGCGCGATCGCGGCCCGGGCCCGCAGCGGTTTCACGTACTGCGGTGCCAGGCTGCCCGCGCCGAGAAGTGCGCTCTGCAGCAGCATTTCCCGGCGCTGCTGCTCCGCAGCGGCTCCGGCGCTGACGTAGACGACCTGCCCGTCGGTGTAGGCCGGTTGGCCGGCCGGGGCTGCGGCGACGTCTATCGACCGGCCCGCCAAGAAGGTGGCGAGCAGCCGCAGCCGGTCCGGTTCGGTCACGCCCGTGGTAGCACGGCGTCGACGAGTTCGCCGAGCGCCCGCACGACGTCTGCGTCGTCGGAGAGCACCAGCACCATCGCCGCCTGCACCGCACTGCGCAGGTTCAGGCCCTCGGCGACCAGGCCGGCGGTCAGGATCAGCATGCGGGTGGAGGCCACTTCCCGCAATGGCGAGCCGTCGAGGTTTCGGATGGTGTTCGCCAGCCGCACCAGGATGTCCGCGGTCGACGGATCGACACCGGCTTCCCGGGCCACCACCTCACGCTCGACATCGGGCGGCGGGAAACCGAGTTCGATGGCGATGAAGCGTTGGCGCGTCGATTCCTTCAGGCTCTTCAGCACACTCTGGTAGCCCGGGTTGTACGAGATCACCAGCTGAAAGCCCTCCGCCGCAGGCAAAGTGATACCGAGTCGGTCGACGGGGAGTTCGCGGCGGTGATCGGCGAGCGGATGGATCACCACGGTGGTGTCCTGGCGGGCCTCGACCACCTCGTCGAGGTAGAAGATCGCACCCTCGCGCACCGCCCGGGTCAACGGGCCGTCCACCCAGACGGTTTCGCCGCCCTTGAGCAGGAACCGTCCCACCAGGTCGGCCGAGGTCATGTCCTCGTGGCCGGCGACGGTGATGAGGTCACGCCCGAGTTCATGGGCCATGGCCTCCACGAACCGGGTCTTGCCGCACCCGGTCGGCCCCTTGAGCAGCACCGGCGCGCCGCGGCGGGCGGCCGCGTGGAAGACCTCGACCTCATCGTTGACCGCCCGGTAGAACGGCGCCTGCAGGGTCAACACTCATTCACTCCGCTCGTGCGGCACGACGGTCGGCATCTCCACACCCTCGGGCAGGACGAACTGACCGTCTTGGTTCACATAGCCCGAATGCTTGCTCGGGATGGGCAGCGCGGGATCCGGGCAGGGCCGGTCGGTGCCCTCCCCGCACAGACCCGAGGTGAAGTACGAACGCTTCATGACGTCCTCCGGCCACGGGTCGGCCTGCACGGCCCAGAACTGCGCGGGGATGATGTAGAAGACGAAGAACGAGGCGCTGACCGCGGAGAAGATGGCCAGGAACCGGGTCAGCTGCTGGACGGCGAAGCCGCCGCGGACGTTGTCCAGGCCCTTCTCCACGACCGTGCGGCCGCGGTCATCGGTGAAGAAGCGCAGGCAGCACAGCGCGGCCTGCACTCCGCCCCACATGAGCCCCTCGTAGACGGGCCACTGGTAGTAGGTGCCGGCGTTTATCGACAGCGACTGGACGGCGCCGGGGAAGGTGTACATCCCCAGCGGCATCAGGATGAGGCCTTCCATCACGAAGTCGAAGACGAATCCCCAGGCGAACGCGACGCCGATCAGGCCCTTGGTGCTGATGTTGGGCCAACGCTTCTGTGCTTTGCGCATGATCCAGCAACCCAGGATGGTGCACAGCAGCACCCCGAATGCGTAGCCGGAGACGTTGATGCCCAGGGGTTCTGCGACCTGAGCGCCCGGCTTCTCGGGGGACAGCCAGCCCGGGACGTGCGGAGCCCAGGAGCCCATGTTGAACGCCCAGGCGTTGTAGGTGCACCAGGTGTTGATGTAGTTGAGCAGCGGGTCCTGGAAGAAGAACAGCCCCGTGCAGACCATGAGCATGCCGTCGAGGGTGATCCGGCGTTCGCGGCGCCAGGGCCGGATGAGGAACCACCAGATGGCGACCGGGAACAGCACCGGCGATCCGATCTGCCACATCATCAGGGCGATCTTCATGAAGGTCGGCGGTTCGGTGGGGCCGGGGTCGACCGGGGTGAAGTAGGGGCCGGTGATCCACCGGATCCACACATAGGTCTGCAGCAACAGGATGGCGCCGCCGATCACCGCCAGGAATTTGACCCGGTTCGATGTCGGACGCCCAGCCTCACCGGGTATCCCGGCGCTACTCAGGGATTCGGTGACCGTGGGCTTGCTCTGATTGGACAGCTCACTCATAGCCCGGAAAGATACCACCAAGTATCTGAGTAACCCTAGGGGTTCTCGGATTCTGTGCCAGAATGGCGCCATGGTCGAGAAGTGGACGCGGGAACGGCGCCTGGAACGCACCCGTTCACTGCTGCTCGACGCCGCCGAAGAAGTCTTCGCCGACAAGGGTTTCGCGCCGGCCAGCCTCGACGACATCGCGCGCGCCGCCGGCTACACCAAGGGTGCGATCTACAAGCACTTCGCCACCAAGGAAGACCTCTTCTTCGCCGTCAGCGATCGCTACTGGCGCCGGTATTTCGACAACTTCGCCGACGTGTTGTCCACCTCGACCGAGGTCGGCGCACCCGAACTCGACGCCATCGCTGCGCGCTGGCGTCAGCTCAGCCTGGACCGCGGCGCCGAGCACAGCGCACTGGGGATGGAGTTCACCCTCTACCTGCAGCGCAACCCCGACGCGCGCGAGCGGGTCGCCGGAAAACGCTCCGAAGTCGTTGAGGCACTGAGCAATTTCATCGTCGACGGGCTGGAACGCATCGGAGCGACACTGCTCATCCCGCCGCTGACCTTTGCCCAGGTGCTCGTCGCCACCAGCGATTCGGTGGTGCTCGGCAGCCAGCTCGACGACGTCGACCTGTACCGGCCGGTCGTCGAGATGTACCTGTCGGCGATCAAGCTGAGCTGACGCACCCGGCCGCGACCCCGGTGTATATGCTCGACCCCAATTAGCAAGTAGTTGATACACAGAGTGGGTCGGTATGGATCAGGTGCTGGAACTGGTGTCACCGCACACCGAGGAACTGCTGGCCGAAGTGCCGGTGTCCACCCCCGAGCAGATCGATTCCGCCGTCGCCACGGCCCGCGCCGCCGTCGACTCCGGGCCCTGGCCGTTGCTGGACCCGACCGAGCGCATCGCGGTCATCCGGCGGTTCCTGGACGCCTACCAGGCCCGCGGCGGCGAGGTGGCCGAGCTCATCACCGCCGAGATCGGCGCGCCCATCAGCTTCGCGAAGCGCGCCCAGGTCGGCCTGCCCACCGCGATGATCGGGGCGTTTTGCGCAACCGCGCAGGCCTACCCGTGGCATGAGACCCGCCCCGGCTTCTTCGGATCCGACATCCACATCCGGCGCGAACCGGTCGGCGTGGTCGCCGCGATCGTGCCGTGGAACATGCCGCAGTTCCTCACCATCGCCAAGGTCGTGCCCGCGCTGCTCGCCGGCTGCGCGGTGATCGTCAAACCGTCGCCGGAAACCTCGCTGGACGCGACCCTGCTGGTCGAGATGCTCAACGAGGCGGGGCTGCCGCCCGGGGTGCTCTCGGTGTTGCCCGGCGGCGTATCGGTCGGTGAGCGTCTGGTCGGGCACCCTGGCGTCGACAAGGTGTCCTTCACCGGTTCCACCGCGGCGGGCAAGGCCGTCGCCGCGGCGTGCGCCACCAACCTCACCAAGGTGAGCCTGGAACTGGGCGGCAAGTCGGCGGCCATCGTCCTGGACGACGCCGCCCCGGCCGCCGTGGCCGCCGGGGTGCGGTCGGCCAGCCTGTCCAACAGCGGCCAGATCTGTAATGCCTTGACCCGCATCCTGGTTCCCGCGGCCCGGCAACAGGAGTTCGTCGATGCGCTGGCCGCCGAACTGGACGGGATCACCCTCGGTGACCCCACCGATCCGGGTACCCAAATGGGTCCGCTGGTCAGTCGGCGTCAGCAGCAGCGGGTGCTCGACTACATCCGGATCGGCCAGGCCGAAGGGGCACGGCTGGTGACCGGCGGCGATGGGCTGCCCGACGGGATCGATCGCGGATATTACGTGCGCCCGACGTTGTTCGCCGATGCCGACAACTCGATGCGCATCGCGCGGGAGGAGATCTTCGGGCCGGTACTCACCGTCATCGGCTACCGGGACGCGGCCGATGCCGTCGCGATCGCCAACGACTCCGATTACGGTCTCGCCGGTTCGGTGTGGACCGCCGACACCACCCGCGGACTGGGCGTTGCCGCTCAGATCAAGACCGGCACCTTCGGGGTGAATCAGGGGTACACCATGGATCCGTTCGCGCCCTTCGGTGGTGTCAAGGGCAGCGGTTACGGCCGGGAACTCGGCCGCGAGGGCCTGGAGGGCTACCTCGACACCAAGTCAATCGCTGTTACGTCAGGAGTGTGATCGCTTGTCCGTCCTCAGTTTCGATGGTCGCGTCGTCGTGGTGACCGGCGCCGGTGGCGGCCTCGGCCGCTGCCACGCCCTCGAATTCGCCCGCCGCGGAGCCCATGTCGTGGTCAACGACGTGGGCGCCGCGGTGGACGGCACCGGCCCGGCCACCTCGGCCGCACAAGCCGTGGTCGACGAGATCACCGCCGGGGGCGGCTCCGCGGTGGCCAACACCGATTCGGTGGCCACCGAGGCGGGCGGGCAGGGCATCATCGGCACCGCCGTCGAGGCCTTCGGCAAGGTGGACGTGCTGGTCAACAACGCCGGCATCCTGCGCGACGCCGCGTTCAAGAACATGACCGCCGAGCAGGTCGACGCAGTGATCGACGTGCACCTGCGGGGCGCGTTCAACGTCACCCGGGCGGCCTGGCCGGTGTTGCGCGAGCAGAACTACGGACGCATCGTCATGACCACCTCGGGCTCGGGCCTGTTCGGGACGTTCGGCCAGTCCAACTACGGGGCCGCCAAGACCGGGCTGGTCGGGTTGATGAACGTGCTGGCGATCGAGGGACAGCGCAACAACATTCTGGTCAACGCGATCTCCCCGATCGCCCGGACCCGGATGACCGAGAACACCATGACCGAGTTGGTGAAGGACCTCGATCCCGAGGACGTCACCCCGGTGGTCGTCTACCTCGGCCACGAGACCTGCGAGCGCACCGCCAACATCTACCGGGTCGGCGGCAAGCACGTGTCCCGGGTGTTCATCGCCGAGACCGCGGGTGTGGACCTGGAGGCGGCCAGCGCCGAGGCCTTCGCCGCACATATCGACAAGATCGACGACGCGTCGAGCTTCACCATCCGGGGCGGGCCTGCCCGCGGGTGATCCGCGCCGGCCCGGGCGGCTGCGCGGCCCACGTCGAGGGCCTGGAGACAGGGGTCCCTCGTCCGATCCGGCAGGGCACAAAGGCTCTAGGCGCCCGACTGCCTTTCGCGCGACGATCGGGTCATGACCGAACCTCACGAGTCGCGGGATCAGAACACAGTGGTCACGGAGCGACGTGACAGGCCGAACACGGCCGCGGTGTGGGCCAGCTGGGTCGGCATCGTCGCCGGGGTCGTCTTCGTCGTGGCCGTGGTGTTCTT
This region of Mycolicibacterium diernhoferi genomic DNA includes:
- a CDS encoding SDR family oxidoreductase, whose translation is MKIVIIGGTGLIGSKVVAKLTELGHDAVGVSPRTGVDTISGDGVAAALTGADVVVDVTNSPSFADDDVLAFFTTSTRNLLAAEREQGVGHHVALSVVGAAGVPDSGYMRAKVAQEKLITESGVPHTIVRATQFYEFVDAIAGSATDGDVIRLPHAAMQPIAAEDVATAVARAAAGTPVNGPREIAGPQRIGMDDFVRTGLAAKGDARQVVTDPAAPYFGAVIDDRSIVPLGDAVIFETTFADWCA
- a CDS encoding cupin domain-containing protein; the protein is MSTGSHGEIQSDDGRFRVTRWTIEPGGAIPMHRHDHDYVVVPLRDATMHVVTPDGTATPAHLQTGVSYTRSAGVEHQVENRGSTDPVVFIEVERLR
- a CDS encoding nitric oxide reductase activation protein NorD → MTEPDRLRLLATFLAGRSIDVAAAPAGQPAYTDGQVVYVSAGAAAEQQRREMLLQSALLGAGSLAPQYVKPLRARAAIARRYLACEGHRVLGDLAARLPLAAGLHDADALSSSSAESLALARSRRRIPDAPDWFGVLKPGALLGAVSGTEPDVRVRFDVNADLPVGEDGSDEDEDDEPGEQSKILKLFESPLNSQLMSDLLRKLLGGARASGENQAGGELRLGSVRKAQDVGVNARPMPTRIQFTDNDKPGAAVGVGGARYPEWDVYGDRYRPDWCRVIDYPLTTTVDVSAAEVPQDPVLRRRLSRIGLGPRRLRGRADGDELDTEALISMWVDLRSGHSAAENIYLERRKLERNLGVLILVDASGSATDEDPAGLAVHEHQCRAAAVLAATLEELGDRVAVYGFRSQGRHAVHLPAIKTFGQRFGALARARLNQLRPSGYTRLGAAIRGAGQILKTEAGTPNRLLLVLSDGHPYDDGYEGRYAEADARRALEELRADGVACLCLTIGAGITGDALERVFGSACNATGTELADLSGRMDELFLTALAELAAPQR
- a CDS encoding CbbQ/NirQ/NorQ/GpvN family protein; this encodes MLTLQAPFYRAVNDEVEVFHAAARRGAPVLLKGPTGCGKTRFVEAMAHELGRDLITVAGHEDMTSADLVGRFLLKGGETVWVDGPLTRAVREGAIFYLDEVVEARQDTTVVIHPLADHRRELPVDRLGITLPAAEGFQLVISYNPGYQSVLKSLKESTRQRFIAIELGFPPPDVEREVVAREAGVDPSTADILVRLANTIRNLDGSPLREVASTRMLILTAGLVAEGLNLRSAVQAAMVLVLSDDADVVRALGELVDAVLPRA
- a CDS encoding spirocyclase AveC family protein; its protein translation is MSELSNQSKPTVTESLSSAGIPGEAGRPTSNRVKFLAVIGGAILLLQTYVWIRWITGPYFTPVDPGPTEPPTFMKIALMMWQIGSPVLFPVAIWWFLIRPWRRERRITLDGMLMVCTGLFFFQDPLLNYINTWCTYNAWAFNMGSWAPHVPGWLSPEKPGAQVAEPLGINVSGYAFGVLLCTILGCWIMRKAQKRWPNISTKGLIGVAFAWGFVFDFVMEGLILMPLGMYTFPGAVQSLSINAGTYYQWPVYEGLMWGGVQAALCCLRFFTDDRGRTVVEKGLDNVRGGFAVQQLTRFLAIFSAVSASFFVFYIIPAQFWAVQADPWPEDVMKRSYFTSGLCGEGTDRPCPDPALPIPSKHSGYVNQDGQFVLPEGVEMPTVVPHERSE
- a CDS encoding TetR/AcrR family transcriptional regulator; translation: MVEKWTRERRLERTRSLLLDAAEEVFADKGFAPASLDDIARAAGYTKGAIYKHFATKEDLFFAVSDRYWRRYFDNFADVLSTSTEVGAPELDAIAARWRQLSLDRGAEHSALGMEFTLYLQRNPDARERVAGKRSEVVEALSNFIVDGLERIGATLLIPPLTFAQVLVATSDSVVLGSQLDDVDLYRPVVEMYLSAIKLS
- a CDS encoding aldehyde dehydrogenase; this translates as MDQVLELVSPHTEELLAEVPVSTPEQIDSAVATARAAVDSGPWPLLDPTERIAVIRRFLDAYQARGGEVAELITAEIGAPISFAKRAQVGLPTAMIGAFCATAQAYPWHETRPGFFGSDIHIRREPVGVVAAIVPWNMPQFLTIAKVVPALLAGCAVIVKPSPETSLDATLLVEMLNEAGLPPGVLSVLPGGVSVGERLVGHPGVDKVSFTGSTAAGKAVAAACATNLTKVSLELGGKSAAIVLDDAAPAAVAAGVRSASLSNSGQICNALTRILVPAARQQEFVDALAAELDGITLGDPTDPGTQMGPLVSRRQQQRVLDYIRIGQAEGARLVTGGDGLPDGIDRGYYVRPTLFADADNSMRIAREEIFGPVLTVIGYRDAADAVAIANDSDYGLAGSVWTADTTRGLGVAAQIKTGTFGVNQGYTMDPFAPFGGVKGSGYGRELGREGLEGYLDTKSIAVTSGV
- a CDS encoding SDR family NAD(P)-dependent oxidoreductase, which gives rise to MSVLSFDGRVVVVTGAGGGLGRCHALEFARRGAHVVVNDVGAAVDGTGPATSAAQAVVDEITAGGGSAVANTDSVATEAGGQGIIGTAVEAFGKVDVLVNNAGILRDAAFKNMTAEQVDAVIDVHLRGAFNVTRAAWPVLREQNYGRIVMTTSGSGLFGTFGQSNYGAAKTGLVGLMNVLAIEGQRNNILVNAISPIARTRMTENTMTELVKDLDPEDVTPVVVYLGHETCERTANIYRVGGKHVSRVFIAETAGVDLEAASAEAFAAHIDKIDDASSFTIRGGPARG